CCCTTAATGAGATTTCCTATCTACTTAATAGACATAGAGACGTGCAAAGATTAGATTAGCATGCAAAGAAGTCCCATCCCTAGCTTATTGATTTAAGATTCTAAACTTTCCCTGCTATCCATATCCTAGTAACTTAATTCGATTTAGACATTTAGTTTATATAACATTCTAGTTTTAGGAACCTATATGTATCCTGTAAAACCATCGACCAAGGCGTCCTTTCATCTTTCGCTTAGCTAAATCTATGCTTTCAAGAGTTTCAATTGTTGAATTTTTAAGAACATGTAATACTTGAACTGTCTAACTTGCCATCAACCATAAGGAAATCATTCTTGTAGATAACCCCTTATGACTGTTTCCGCATACAAGTAAAATATCAGACTGATTCTCTCCTGGTAGGAAAAAAATCCGATTCATATCTTTGCTTTTTTAAGCAAATTTTATGTTGAGACTGTGCTACATACATCCTACAAGGCATGAGCATTTCCTTTAGAAGGTACTGTATGTAAAGAAAATTTTGTTCCTAATATTGTTTTTTGGATATATCCCAGTtcgataataatattttttttaatttccgaTCTTTTCTTATAGATGTGCGTTATTTTATCCACATTGTTGGGATTTAGTTTTTTTCGCCAAAAATCTCTTGCTGTGAGGCTTTATTTAGATGAGCTTGATTGGTTAAGGCTTAGATGGACTTTCTCGTTATCTTTTTATCCTCCATAAGTTCATTTGTTAGGATCTGTTTATGTTGTTTGGAGTTTTCCGGAGCAGTGGAAGATTGAGGCTTACGGCTTACCTCTTGCCACATAGAGGTGGAAACTCTGTACATGGATATTTACTTTAGGAAGAGTTAGATGTATGCTTTCCTACATGGATATTTACTTTAGGAAGAGTTAGATGTATACTTGAATGCAAATATGTTGGGAATCTCCGTGGTGCTCGAACTAACTAGAGCAATGTAGACTTCTTCCATGCAAGTTGGAAATTTCTACTTCTTTACCACAAAAATAGCATAAAGACGTAGCCTATTTCTTctgtgatatttttttttatcatttttttttttgcaattggaCATACAATGAGGCGTGGATTTCATGTCGCTTTATTTGCAGGAGATATAAAGATACAGAAGTTGTTACTTTCAAAAGGTGTTCGCATTAATTTTGTGACTGAATCTGGGACTCCCCTATATTATGCTGCTGTTTTTGACCAGCTTGATTCTGTTAAACTTTTGTTGGATCACCATGCAAATGTAAGTTGACCTCATTTCGACTAAATAAAGTAATAAACAGCCAATCTTTGTCAAATTGTTgatcaacaaagaaaaataacagGGCATTTTAACAATTTTTCTGTTATCTTttatataaagagaaagataaaccTTTCTTGCGTTTTAGAAACTTTATGCAACTGTTTAACTTACTTTTGTAAAACTGACTAGATTATATACTTGAAAACATTAACAGTATTGTGTAGTGCACAACTGATTTTTATTACTATTGGTTTTCCAACTGGGTGGGGTAAATCGATGTTTCTTCCTATATGCAGCCTAACATAGTGGTGCTGGGACTGGTTACACCACTAATAGCAAGTATTCTTAACGATTCACCGCAAATCACGGATCTTTTACTACAGGTACAAAAAGGTCTCAACCTTCTGGACAATCTCTTATTATTTTCCCAGAGGGTTTCTAAGAAATATTTTGCGAGTACAGTAGTAACTATTTATTTATCCACTCACGATGACATTTTGAAGGAATTTACACACTAATTATATCTAGTGGATCTGTTTAACAGGCTCATCCCTTTTATTTATCTGTTTAACAATTTCTAAGTAAAACCCACTGGTAGTAAATTTTTAAAGTTATATTTTAGTTTGCTTCTGAACATCTCTTTTTTTAGTTTGTGCCGTTTTCTTATGTTTGTGTATAGCTCGTTTTCTGGGTTCAAAGATAATTGTTAACTCAACATATGTGGACTGCTACACAAGTTGGTGCTGCACAGAATCCCAGATTGGGAACCCTAAGTACCCCATACCCTGGTTAATCAACCCCAAGTATCATTAATGTGGTTCACATGGATGCAGCGCCCATAATTTACCATTTTACCTTATTGAAAATTACGATGTCAAAAGATGTTTAGCTTTCTGGTCATAGGTGCACATAACTTAGATGTGCTTAAAGTTAATGTGTCTGGTTCATTAAAACTGAAATCCTGAACATAAAGTAAATAAAAGCATAATAATGTGAAAGATAATTTGCTCTGGGGCACATGTAGTGCATTGTCTTCCTAAACTTTTATGTAATTTTTCCGCATATCTTGATAACTAATGAAgtctttgtctttctttttttgcATCTATCTAGGCTGGCGCTGATCCAAATGCCGAATCAAGTGGAATTGCTCCTCTGCGATATGCAGTAGATTATGGGCTAACACAATTTATCGTGCCATTACTAGAGGCTGGTGCTGATCCAAATGCAATGGATAATGTACGGATACTTAACCTTTTAATTCATTTCTCTCCAGTTCAAACTTCTTCTGAAACCTATCTGTTCTGCCAAAATGCCCTACTTGCATGAAAACCCATATCTTGAGAATGTAAGTAGCATTCTGGTTGGGTGTGTGTGATTAATTTTTCCACCAGAAATCAAGAGAATTGGCAATACCATTTCAGAGAACGGGTTGACTGGATGTAGGGTATCCTATAATCCAGCTTACAtaatcaaacttttttttttgtttttgaaacacAGGAAGGGATGACCGCAGTGGAAATTGCTGCTAAAAAGGGTAAGAGTAAAATTGTTGAGATTCTATTTCCTGTGACTTCTTGCATTCCAACATATCCGAGTTGGACCATTGGTGGACTTATGGAGCATGTGCATTCTGAGGCTGCCAGAAAGAAGAAGGTACAGAATCTATCTTACACAATTGATGAGTTGACTTGTATCTGTAATTATTGGGATAACTTAGGGTTGGAATTCCTTCAGTTATCGAGGAAAACGGCAAAATACTCCCGTCTGTTTGCACCTGTAGCAATCCTTCACTACCTCGACCTCTATTGGCCGCCGGTCTATTGTCCTACCGCTCCGCTTCATATATGTCATTTCTATCATTTGGCTCTTTCTTCTCCATTTAAAAGATCTACATTATCCATCAAGCGCCAAATTAGTTTATCCACTTCCTAACCTTCTTAGTGCAATACAAAGTCACAGTATTACTGACATACCAACCTGTACAGCTGATTCTAATATACTAGTAAGGCCAGATGGCTCCGCCCAGCATACAAGTCTAGCTGTTATGTCATTTGCATCTATATCAAATACTGCAGGTGCCTGACAATTATTACAGGGATAGCAGCCCCTTATGTTTAGAACTAGAGGTACATTTACAACATTATACAACTCTTAAAACTGCTAACTATGGGATTGTAACATTAATAAGGGCCAAGTTTTATCAAGAATTTTAGACCACCGTATCTCTTATAAATTTAAGAAGTAAGGATTGGAGACTTTATAATGACAAGGGAACAACTAAAGGCTTTAGAGCTCATCTACACTTCTTGGCTTAaatcttttggaaaaaaaatcagCAGCTCAAAAAGAATAAAGAACACTAAAGGAAAGATAACATGTGTCACGTTATGATAAATCAGTGCTATAACTATCTTTTCACATGTTCTACTCTTTGTTGCTATCACCCCCACTTTACATTTTAAATGCCTTGTACTTCCAGTTTGTTTCTGGATTCTTTAACAATACAAAAATCGAACTTTTTTAAACAGAAGATTTCTGAAGATTCTGAGAAAGTTCTTCAAGAAAAAGTGAAGGGCACAGAAGCTTTTCAGGAAAAGCAGTATTCGTTGGCAGCAATGTGGTACTCAAAGGTATTTAATTGCCCTAAACTTTGAAATCAAATGATCCCTCAATAACATAATGGTAATTAAATGACACTTTACTGGTGGTATGTAGGAGTACACTTTGATGATAATAAGACAGTGATATATAAGTGTAGTGTTTTTTATCAGCTTGCTTTAACCTTCACTTAACCACGTGAGAAACTAAGGTATACATCACAATTTCCATTATACAGTAGAATGACTGTATGCTTGCGGAGTAGGCTTACAGCTGAAAGCTACCGTAATTATGATGTTTAAAAAGTTGACTAGTAGTTATTATGGGTTTCTCAACTTCTGGTCGTGCATGGTTCTATGGGAAGTTATGAACATATTTATGCCATGGTAAAATCAGTTATACTAGTGTAATATGAATTGCAATATTGAATTGCATTATGAAGTTTCCAGCCAGCCAATTTTTAGTGTTAGATTTTGTTTTAATAGTCCTAGTTTCTTACTGTCTGAACTACTTGTTTAATATTTTACGTTTTCATTCTTATAATCCTACTTTTTGGTGATGGAAATGCAGGCGTTGGAAATTACTCCAACAGATGCAACTCTACTATCCAGTAGGAGTGCATGTTATGCGTGTATGCAAGATGGACCTCAAGCATTAAAGGATGCAACTGAATGCATATCTTTAAGGCCTGATTGGCCAAAGGCACACTACAGGGCAGGCGTAGCGCTCAACATTCTGAAAGTCTGTGTCTTTTCCTCTGATTTGCTTTTTCATAATTTCCTAGACAAATCACATTATAATTTATTTGTTGCACTTTTTTATCACAGAGGTATGGTGAAGCAGCAGACGCCTTCTATAAGGGTTTGACGCTGGATCCTGATAGCAAAGAACTTGAAGATGCATTCAGGTTCAGTTTTATCGACCTTTTTGAAGAATTCTATTTCCATGTGTTATAGTTATTAATTGTCTCATTTATTCACCATCAAGGCAGATAATTAAAGTGCTTGGATTCCCATTCAAGTTTGGCAACCTATTCGGTTGTCCAAACTCTAAAGATCCCTTAATTTTTTCTAGATATCACTGTCTCTACGTTTTGCCTATTAGAAACGTCTTATTCCTTTTCCTAAAGAACTTGATTTAGAATAACCACATTTTCAGGAAATGTGATTTACAGAATCATTAGACTCAAGACTCCAAATTTAAAAGGGCTCAAACCTGTCCCCAAACTTACATGGCTAGATTATTCGCTGGTTAAACCCAGTTGAAATCGTGTGATGGGGTTTTCATGCATGGCCCATAGGGACCGTCAGTCAACCGTTATGGCTCATAAACTGTCAAGTGGTGGGAGAAGAAGTGTCAAGAAACTCTTATGATAATTGAATCTGAAGAGAATGTCTATCTTAGTAACAAGAAACTCTTATGACAATTTCCTGTTTTACGACCTGGCATACTTTCTGTTAACTTTTTCTTGTCTGTGCTTTGCAGGGATGCTAATGAAGCTAGATTGAAGTCCGTCCTACCACCATAGGAAGCATAAGAAGATGATGAGAGTAGTAAATTGGCAGTATTATCGTAACTAGAAGGCGTTTTAGTGACCAATCTTTTGTTATAGGCTCCTACTGAAAGGGGTTTCCCTAACATGTAAACCGTAGGGTTTTTTATTCCACTTGGAGTTTATGTTGATGAAGGGCTCTTTTAACTTATTAATTATGTCTCTAGTAGGTGTGTAAGTAAGTTTTAGTTGCTACCTTACTTCTGACATCCTAGATGTTATCCCTGTTTGCCCTTTTTCATTTGTTTTGATGCTCTGAGTTTTGGAATTGAAGGCTTTGATCCTCAGTGTTGAAACATGtgcttttttttgttgttggtacTGCAATGCTACGGGAGGATGGTAAGGACAATAGTTCGGATATTGTAAATAGGTGTCTACCATGTGTTTGTCTGCCAATCAGGAGTTCTAAGCATGTCTTGTAGGTCGAGTATTAGCCAAACTACACGGTATACtaaagaaccataatattgggcataccaaaatctttcaaggcatattgaatgaagacaaaaaaggttgttgaatagcaaaatcagataaccccttaacccaaaatttttttaatggcaaatctgccctttacgtattagtgttaataatcttgattagtgattaaatattttgtttagtgattaagataattttcagaattataagagttgtttagatgaaaaatttgaggaaaaaaaaatcaaagttttggtttggttaagaaggagagaaagagaaggagaaagtgagaaaattgtaATTCTTGATTCactggaggatgaggagggtcatcattcatctaaaaaacataggaaaatacacatcaactacaacaatgatccagaaatggctgatttcttagattatgagaatgattttacacccactcaaactcaagctcaaactcaaacacaaactcaagatgatgatttttatgagccaaatcctgatgatgaatacattgatgaggaacccaattcttctaatacacaggtacacttatatcctatacttaatctcacttctatagctctcaattatcaaaagttaggttttttgaatcacggttcggcgaaacaggttgaggttcggctcacatctatgagccgaatctaccattgatgaacgattcggcttactgaatctgtttactgcacgccgaacctataatttccaattccaacccttttgctagacactagttcggcttatatgaaagtttcatagtaagccgaacaacatcctgaatatcccggaatagaatcattactaattcggcttacatatccaaaattgtatgtgccgaacataattttttaatttctgggttgaaatattgttactggttcggcacatatggagaatatcgtatcagccgaaacctcttatgttcaaggttcggcacataatttgattatagtatgagccgaacataaatttgtaaatttttgggttaaaatattgttcgaggttcggcacatattgaggatatcgtataagccgaaacctcttatgtccaaggttcgacacataatatgattatcttctgagccgaacattaatttgtaaatttttgggttaaaatattgttcgaggttcggcacatattgaggatatcgtacaagccgaaacctcttatgtccaaggttcggcacataatatgattatcttctgagccgaacatgcatttgttaatttttgggttaaaatattgtttgtggttcggcacatattgaggatatcgtacaagccgaaacctctaaatgtttatagttcggcacataatgtgattatcgaatgcgccgaaccttgttattatattccctttctagtgtttaaccttgtgatattctttgtagatcgtgcttggacccatggaaaatcaacctgatccagtagacataattcacgaggataccaaggatcacttccaaaatgatttggtatgtaataACCTTTtgcttaccttaatgttgtcggaatattccaaagttttgcttactaattacttgttttggaatgaacgtagatatggaaaactaaaccagaagttctggattggcttgaggaacacgcgatgaagataaattgtgtactagttaaaggacaacaaagccgatgggatcggtttgaaatgatttgtgagcgtagtggaaccggcgctagcaaggttaaaaagggtactgtatacgttgggaagaccgggagaaagaataggacgaagacgaagaaaagaaattgccctttcaagatcgttttcaatctcaagaataagtccatgaacaaagaggatcaatattggataatgaataaagatatggattgtcgtcataaccacccacgtcccaaagaccttcatggacatgcgaaagtagcgcgactcaaacccgacgagatgctagaagtggataaaatgacacgagcacgtttgccaccttctaggattcttagcaaattgaaggcggacaacaacaataacaagtcgactatgcaaactatctacaatgcaagacaaaagattagaatactcaatttgcaaggtaggatggtgatgcaacaagtaaccacgacccctcttcttagtggtaggcttttgtccgggttcctcgggtccttctcctttgttgatgattgcatcccactttttgtagaggtagttttgttcttccacggtcattggtgttttggaatcaattttgtccttcatttttttcaacatctccctacccgcggcattggtcctgacacaagtatgaaagttataagactaattcggcgcaagtatgaatcatgtcttgaaatttttattagcttacacagagagtggatcggctcataccacaaaataaTTATACGCCGATCCTAAATATTCGGCTCAAAACCTATATTGTCGAGTAAGCCGAACCCTGTATTCGGCCCACAACCGATattgtcgaataagccgaacctatgattatgaactcaaacatgtattcagcgcaacatgatatcatataaataagccgatcctacacacttgtaaaatttatgaaattttaacaatgacatTCGGCGcagccctaatactatcgaataagccgaatctaggcttatgaattgaaacatttattcggcgcaaaactaatactaccatacaagccgatcctaagcacatgcaaaaattctgaaattcaaacaacatttattcggcacaaaactaatactaccatacaaaccgatcctaagcacatgcaaaatttctgaatttcaaacaacatttattcggcacaaaactaatactaccatacaagccgatcctaagcacatgcaaaatttctgaatttcaaacaacatttattcggcacaaaactaatactaccatacaagccgatcctacgcacatgcaaaatttctgaaattcacaaaacatattcggcacaaaactaacaccatcgaataagccgatcctaaatataagtctctgttttactaagttcggctcaaaacatatttcagatatacgccgagccgttcatatgcactttcagagttcagtttcaagaacagctcggcgcacatctaacatttgttttacgccgaaccataccctgtaaccgccgcagaacacatgattttgacgaattaaatcgaccaaaacaatcaaaaacatcaaatatgagatgggtttgtagaactaaccttcttattttcatttccggcgttggttctttttcaatttcttcttccgattgattttgtggttgattttgag
This DNA window, taken from Papaver somniferum cultivar HN1 chromosome 3, ASM357369v1, whole genome shotgun sequence, encodes the following:
- the LOC113358760 gene encoding ankyrin repeat and protein kinase domain-containing protein 1-like, which codes for MESNQTPQKQRYIVASPDKDEINRSYAPSRRSAYFDLLNSAYTGNLDQFKMIASRYDCKGDGIAITIERLKDKLGRGSLIFAAAGGSVNVCRYLIEELNLDVDVKDNHGGTPLCYGAVKGHLNSVEYLLEKGANPNGSDDPNSTFNAPLQYAVLGGDIKIQKLLLSKGVRINFVTESGTPLYYAAVFDQLDSVKLLLDHHANPNIVVLGLVTPLIASILNDSPQITDLLLQAGADPNAESSGIAPLRYAVDYGLTQFIVPLLEAGADPNAMDNEGMTAVEIAAKKGKSKIVEILFPVTSCIPTYPSWTIGGLMEHVHSEAARKKKKISEDSEKVLQEKVKGTEAFQEKQYSLAAMWYSKALEITPTDATLLSSRSACYACMQDGPQALKDATECISLRPDWPKAHYRAGVALNILKRYGEAADAFYKGLTLDPDSKELEDAFRDANEARLKSVLPP